A genomic segment from Bradyrhizobium sp. CB1015 encodes:
- a CDS encoding cytochrome b → MLVLVAYVLSSGDGYSLYSASADGLRRIHETLGVLVFSVVVLRLVWRLIDSAPAKQPMPRWMTLIAQLVHFVLYVFLIAIPTTAVLGTWLEGIPVTLPGFDIAPQITKAHGLGHLMMEIHATLGNAILWVAGVHTAAALFHYFYLRDEVFQSMIPGA, encoded by the coding sequence ATGCTGGTTCTTGTCGCCTATGTGCTGAGCAGTGGCGATGGCTACTCGCTCTATTCCGCCTCCGCGGACGGGCTCCGGAGGATTCACGAGACGCTCGGGGTTCTTGTTTTCAGTGTCGTCGTACTGCGGTTGGTATGGAGGCTGATCGACAGCGCGCCAGCGAAGCAGCCGATGCCGCGATGGATGACCCTGATCGCGCAGCTCGTCCACTTCGTGCTTTATGTGTTCCTCATTGCGATTCCAACAACGGCCGTGCTTGGTACCTGGCTTGAGGGGATTCCCGTCACTCTTCCCGGATTCGACATCGCTCCGCAGATCACGAAAGCGCATGGTCTGGGTCATCTGATGATGGAAATACATGCCACGCTAGGTAACGCCATCCTCTGGGTTGCCGGCGTGCATACAGCCGCGGCCCTCTTCCACTACTTTTATCTGCGTGATGAAGTGTTTCAGTCGATGATTCCCGGTGCATGA
- a CDS encoding cupin domain-containing protein — translation MKIQSIIVLSAALAFSMTGPICAHDSGAETVTKNFEAAIPNIPGKSLIAVEVDYAPGAASPPHTHAKSAFIYAYVISGAIESKVNDSETRIYRAGESWSESPGSLHSISRNASKTEPAKLLALFVLDTNDSPLTTPTN, via the coding sequence ATGAAGATCCAATCCATTATCGTCCTTAGCGCCGCTCTCGCCTTCTCGATGACCGGCCCTATTTGCGCCCATGATAGCGGGGCGGAAACCGTCACGAAGAACTTCGAGGCGGCTATTCCCAATATCCCTGGCAAGTCGCTGATTGCTGTGGAAGTCGATTACGCACCGGGCGCGGCCTCTCCGCCCCACACCCACGCGAAATCTGCTTTTATCTATGCATATGTGATCTCAGGCGCGATCGAGTCGAAGGTAAATGATAGCGAGACGCGCATCTATCGGGCCGGCGAGAGCTGGTCTGAATCTCCGGGTTCGCTCCACTCGATCAGCCGCAACGCGAGCAAGACCGAGCCGGCGAAGCTGCTCGCCCTGTTCGTCCTTGACACCAATGACAGCCCGCTCACCACTCCTACCAACTGA
- a CDS encoding redoxin domain-containing protein codes for MMLQNGDIFPSLTFARVGGGKISLPADLAGWFGVVLFHRGSWCPYCNAQLAAFARAADKFVGEGIKVVSVSVDDREKSEMLVEKHKIGFPVAYGADARAVSAVTGAFVNDDPVCLQATGFVLNPEGQVVTAVYSTRAIGRLMPDDVLGFVRHLKSLAKN; via the coding sequence ATGATGCTGCAAAACGGCGACATCTTTCCATCTCTTACCTTCGCTCGCGTCGGGGGCGGAAAAATCAGCCTGCCTGCCGATCTTGCAGGTTGGTTTGGCGTGGTTTTATTCCATCGTGGCTCCTGGTGCCCGTACTGCAACGCTCAGCTCGCCGCTTTCGCGCGAGCGGCAGACAAATTCGTCGGTGAAGGCATCAAGGTCGTCTCGGTATCGGTAGACGACCGGGAAAAATCGGAAATGCTCGTCGAAAAGCACAAAATCGGTTTCCCCGTCGCTTACGGTGCTGACGCGCGAGCGGTTTCCGCGGTGACCGGCGCCTTCGTTAATGACGATCCCGTCTGTCTCCAGGCAACCGGCTTCGTCTTGAACCCCGAAGGCCAAGTGGTGACGGCCGTTTATTCGACCCGCGCGATCGGCCGTCTGATGCCCGACGATGTGCTCGGTTTTGTCCGCCACCTCAAATCTTTGGCAAAAAATTGA